The proteins below come from a single candidate division WOR-3 bacterium genomic window:
- the ftsA gene encoding cell division protein FtsA encodes MAKSKKIIGLDIGYTKLAALLAEVDQLNKINVLGFYKLPAEGFDNGAVTDLQKATTTVSECLERLKEISNLESLSGCILFVGITGDHIQHLTSVGTVSVKNPQKGINERDIRAVLNQAQTLRLSPDYQIIHVFPKQFSIDGQRGIRNPLGMVGLRLEIEAIVVIGMQTIIENILRIFKILKLPCNSLVLQSQAVASIITSEKERNLGVGIIDIGGKTTISVFKDNVLTYYKVLKIGGDNITNDIAICLKLPPSIAEDVKIKYGVSHLSSLGNNNQIDIYDEEGNFLKSIQQRTLAMIIESRVKEILEYVEQDLRNAGFSENLPGGIIITGNTAMLKGIDLLANKIFNIPAKIADLPIKYESPDFDISYLTALGLVNFAIDGEDFYFSETEGLLSLLINKIKQTFM; translated from the coding sequence ATGGCTAAGTCTAAAAAAATTATCGGGTTAGACATAGGGTATACCAAATTAGCAGCATTATTAGCAGAAGTTGACCAACTTAATAAAATTAATGTCCTGGGATTTTATAAACTGCCCGCCGAAGGATTCGATAACGGTGCTGTAACTGATTTACAAAAAGCAACTACAACAGTAAGTGAATGTCTAGAGCGATTAAAGGAAATATCCAATCTTGAGAGTTTATCCGGGTGTATTCTTTTTGTAGGAATCACTGGGGATCACATACAACACTTAACAAGCGTTGGTACAGTGTCTGTAAAAAATCCTCAAAAGGGAATAAACGAAAGAGATATTCGGGCTGTTCTCAATCAAGCTCAAACACTACGATTATCTCCTGATTATCAAATAATTCATGTTTTTCCAAAACAATTTTCCATTGACGGGCAAAGAGGTATAAGGAACCCGTTAGGTATGGTCGGGCTACGTTTAGAAATTGAAGCAATTGTTGTTATAGGAATGCAAACAATAATCGAAAACATTTTGCGAATTTTTAAAATATTAAAGCTACCTTGCAATTCCTTAGTTCTTCAAAGTCAAGCAGTAGCCAGCATAATTACAAGTGAAAAAGAACGAAACTTAGGAGTTGGAATCATAGACATAGGTGGGAAAACAACCATTTCAGTTTTTAAAGATAATGTATTGACATACTATAAAGTCCTAAAAATAGGAGGGGACAATATTACCAATGATATCGCAATTTGCCTTAAATTACCGCCGAGCATTGCCGAAGATGTAAAAATAAAGTATGGTGTTAGTCATTTAAGTTCTCTTGGCAATAATAACCAAATTGATATCTATGACGAAGAAGGAAATTTTTTAAAATCCATACAGCAACGTACTCTTGCAATGATTATTGAATCTCGAGTTAAAGAAATTCTTGAATATGTGGAACAGGATTTACGAAATGCCGGTTTTTCTGAAAATCTCCCGGGTGGAATAATTATTACCGGAAATACCGCAATGCTAAAAGGAATTGACCTATTAGCAAATAAAATCTTTAACATTCCAGCAAAGATTGCTGATTTACCTATAAAATATGAGTCGCCTGATTTTGATATTTCTTATTTAACAGCGTTGGGATTGGTTAATTTTGCAATAGATGGTGAGGACTTCTATTTTTCGGAAACTGAAGGACTTTTATCGCTATTAATAAATAAAATAAAACAAACATTTATGTAA
- a CDS encoding slipin family protein, with protein sequence MYVVIPIIILVIIIFSSMIRILREYERGVVFRLGRLIGVKGPGLVILIPFIDRMVKVSLRIVTLDVPPQDVITRDNISVSVNAVAYFRVMDPAKVITEVENYQYATSQIAQTTLRSVLGEYELDDLLTKREMINHRLQKIIDEQTGPWGIKVSMVEIKHVDIPESMRRAIARQAEAERERRAKIIHADGEYEAAEKLTKAAEMLAQTPISVQLRYLQTLTEIATEKNSTIIFPLPIDLITPFIKKGQ encoded by the coding sequence ATGTATGTTGTGATACCAATAATAATTTTGGTGATTATTATATTTTCGTCGATGATTCGAATCCTTCGTGAGTACGAACGTGGTGTGGTTTTTCGTTTAGGACGGTTAATCGGAGTCAAAGGACCAGGATTAGTTATTCTGATTCCTTTTATTGATCGGATGGTAAAAGTTAGTCTCCGAATTGTTACGCTAGATGTTCCACCACAGGATGTTATAACCCGAGATAACATTTCCGTTAGTGTAAATGCTGTAGCGTATTTTCGCGTGATGGATCCAGCTAAGGTAATTACTGAAGTTGAAAACTATCAATATGCAACATCACAAATTGCTCAGACAACTCTTCGGAGTGTTTTAGGAGAATACGAATTAGATGATCTTTTGACGAAACGCGAAATGATTAATCATCGACTGCAAAAAATTATTGATGAGCAAACCGGTCCTTGGGGGATAAAAGTATCAATGGTGGAAATTAAGCACGTTGATATTCCAGAGTCGATGAGACGAGCAATAGCCCGGCAGGCTGAAGCCGAACGAGAACGCCGAGCAAAAATTATACACGCTGATGGTGAATACGAGGCAGCCGAAAAGCTAACAAAGGCAGCTGAGATGCTTGCCCAAACACCCATTTCGGTTCAGTTAAGATATCTTCAAACATTAACAGAAATTGCTACTGAAAAAAATTCAACCATTATTTTCCCCTTACCGATAGATTTAATTACTCCCTTTATTAAGAAGGGACAGTAA
- a CDS encoding helix-turn-helix domain-containing protein — translation MANKNRNNSPVNKKNKEWYTLSEVAKITKIPPQTVKYWQKAYKINLEKNKSGKYLYTRDDVNKILLIKQLRLRDKLSVAGVKKKLAQFAKCGFKETTAEDVKIKKANIFSENTLLSVQKELIIIKGLLEQLINDISIPEK, via the coding sequence ATGGCCAATAAAAATCGTAACAATTCACCAGTCAATAAAAAAAACAAAGAATGGTATACACTTAGTGAAGTAGCTAAAATTACAAAAATCCCCCCTCAAACTGTGAAATATTGGCAAAAAGCTTACAAAATCAATTTAGAGAAAAACAAATCTGGCAAATATCTCTACACGCGGGATGACGTTAATAAAATTTTACTAATTAAACAATTGCGACTACGCGACAAATTAAGTGTGGCGGGTGTAAAGAAAAAATTAGCTCAATTTGCCAAATGTGGTTTCAAAGAAACGACAGCAGAAGATGTTAAAATTAAAAAAGCAAACATTTTTTCAGAAAATACACTTTTGTCAGTTCAAAAAGAATTGATTATAATAAAAGGATTATTAGAACAACTGATAAATGATATCTCAATTCCGGAAAAATAA
- the ftsZ gene encoding cell division protein FtsZ, with translation MFEPVEEKRLARIAVVGVGGAGNNAINHMIEAKLTDVEFFAVNTDLQALSMNHAANKIQIGAQITGGLGSGGNPDLGRKACEESLDVIKDILTGYDLVFLTCGEGGGTGTGATPLIAETAKNQGALVIAVVTKPFEFEGEKRMLQALRGINELKNKVDTLIVIPNQKLLNAFPDIPCYEAFRLADEVLLNAVQGVSDLITKPGIINIDFADVRNVMLEPGRTLITSGIASGEGRATNAARQALSSPLIEEFSIETATKILLNITGDNSLTVQEVNEIASIVKKATNGNADIRFGINKDSSLKNSLRVTLIATGIEEALPSSQEILNSLAHSEITAAPIGSERKFTVDKSNLDIPTFIRNQLD, from the coding sequence ATGTTTGAGCCGGTAGAGGAAAAAAGGTTAGCCCGAATAGCTGTTGTAGGCGTTGGCGGGGCAGGTAATAATGCGATTAATCATATGATTGAAGCAAAATTAACAGATGTTGAATTCTTTGCTGTTAACACGGATCTTCAAGCACTTTCGATGAACCACGCAGCAAATAAAATTCAGATAGGCGCACAAATAACCGGTGGACTTGGCTCAGGCGGGAATCCTGATTTAGGACGAAAGGCTTGTGAAGAAAGCTTAGATGTAATCAAAGATATTTTAACAGGATACGATTTAGTTTTTTTAACTTGCGGAGAAGGAGGCGGTACAGGAACTGGAGCAACACCGTTGATTGCCGAAACAGCCAAAAACCAGGGTGCATTAGTAATTGCTGTAGTCACAAAACCTTTTGAATTTGAGGGTGAAAAAAGAATGCTCCAGGCTCTGCGCGGAATTAATGAACTAAAAAACAAAGTTGATACTTTAATAGTAATACCTAACCAAAAATTACTAAACGCTTTCCCCGATATCCCGTGTTATGAAGCTTTTCGTCTAGCTGATGAAGTACTCTTAAACGCAGTCCAAGGAGTTTCGGATTTGATTACTAAACCAGGAATTATCAATATTGATTTTGCTGATGTTCGTAACGTTATGTTAGAGCCCGGACGAACTTTGATTACATCAGGAATTGCAAGCGGTGAAGGCCGAGCTACAAATGCTGCGCGACAGGCGTTAAGTTCACCTTTAATTGAAGAGTTTAGCATTGAAACTGCTACGAAGATACTTTTAAATATCACAGGTGACAATAGTTTAACTGTGCAAGAAGTCAACGAAATAGCAAGTATCGTTAAAAAAGCTACCAACGGTAACGCTGATATTCGATTTGGAATCAACAAAGATTCTTCGTTAAAAAATTCTTTACGTGTCACTTTAATCGCAACAGGAATTGAAGAGGCCTTACCGTCGTCTCAGGAAATACTAAACTCTTTAGCTCATTCTGAAATAACTGCAGCACCGATTGGCTCAGAACGAAAGTTCACAGTGGATAAGTCAAACCTTGATATTCCTACGTTTATTAGAAATCAGCTTGATTAA